A stretch of Archangium lipolyticum DNA encodes these proteins:
- a CDS encoding HEAT repeat domain-containing protein, translating into MIRLLTASSLTLALLLILPGCKVDPTSPDHWEKSLGKARRPQDKVRVIETLRSSGHLDARFLPMLHEHLASERKPEVKAAVARALGDMKNPASVGPLESAVDVGASDSATNLLNKELAAALGEIGDPKAAPVLLKLLTARDNYTRIEAVEALGRMRVSEAVEPLVQLATDEGVEPFLNRKAIEALGRIGDARAIPALMRTLTKERRGVSFYVESSFSLFQLGQPAADALLAALEGKDTELTQWVRKNGINPASYSFKAAEILGDLRERRAESALLQQLAFKNEDPRIQAGVRARAADALARMRSAAAVKPLTALVSEPDAGLRREYTHALKRLGGREALPALEKAAGQGDWYAREAAIEALTMLGDERELPAVEKLAAAELAKTAAECEESGGEGCGDPAALGKKRAETIARHGKRLEAAKACGADAGCWAKKLQDTDKGVLERAALEVGRGKTAAHVGALLGRMTEKDPDTRMALILGVEWLVEDTKEAAAQVKSALPALEKQLSEEKSRTEYVRANEDLRRLVARVQRQKT; encoded by the coding sequence ATGATTCGCCTACTCACCGCCTCGAGCCTGACGCTCGCGCTCCTTCTCATCCTGCCCGGGTGCAAGGTGGATCCGACCTCTCCGGACCATTGGGAGAAGTCCCTGGGCAAGGCCCGGAGGCCCCAGGACAAGGTGCGGGTCATCGAGACACTGCGCAGCTCGGGCCACCTCGACGCGCGCTTCCTTCCCATGCTGCACGAGCATCTCGCCTCGGAGAGGAAGCCCGAGGTGAAGGCGGCGGTGGCCAGGGCACTGGGAGACATGAAGAACCCGGCCTCGGTGGGCCCGCTGGAGAGCGCGGTGGACGTGGGAGCCTCGGACTCGGCCACGAACCTGTTGAACAAGGAACTGGCGGCGGCGTTGGGAGAGATTGGCGACCCGAAGGCCGCGCCGGTGCTGTTGAAACTGTTGACCGCGCGGGACAACTACACGCGCATCGAGGCGGTGGAGGCGTTGGGGCGCATGCGCGTCTCCGAGGCCGTGGAGCCACTCGTGCAACTGGCCACGGACGAGGGGGTGGAGCCCTTCCTGAACCGCAAGGCGATCGAGGCGCTGGGGCGTATCGGGGACGCGAGGGCGATACCGGCGCTGATGCGGACGCTGACGAAGGAGCGCCGGGGGGTGTCCTTCTACGTGGAGAGCTCGTTCTCGCTCTTCCAGCTGGGCCAACCGGCGGCGGACGCGCTGCTCGCGGCGCTAGAGGGCAAGGACACCGAGCTGACGCAATGGGTGCGGAAGAATGGCATCAACCCGGCGAGCTATTCCTTCAAGGCGGCGGAGATTCTCGGAGACCTGCGCGAGCGCCGGGCGGAGAGCGCACTGCTGCAACAACTGGCGTTCAAGAACGAGGATCCGCGCATCCAGGCGGGCGTGAGGGCACGAGCGGCGGACGCGCTGGCGAGGATGCGCTCGGCGGCGGCGGTGAAGCCGCTGACGGCGCTGGTGTCCGAGCCGGACGCGGGATTGAGGAGGGAGTACACGCACGCGCTGAAAAGGCTGGGAGGACGCGAGGCGCTACCGGCGTTGGAGAAGGCGGCGGGCCAGGGGGACTGGTACGCGCGCGAGGCGGCCATCGAGGCGCTGACGATGCTGGGGGATGAGAGGGAATTGCCGGCGGTGGAGAAGCTGGCGGCGGCGGAGCTGGCGAAGACGGCGGCCGAGTGCGAGGAGTCGGGCGGCGAGGGCTGTGGCGACCCGGCGGCGCTGGGGAAGAAGCGGGCGGAGACGATTGCCCGGCATGGCAAGAGGCTGGAGGCGGCGAAGGCGTGCGGGGCGGACGCGGGCTGCTGGGCGAAGAAGCTGCAGGACACGGACAAGGGTGTGCTGGAGCGCGCGGCGCTGGAGGTGGGCCGAGGCAAGACGGCGGCGCACGTGGGAGCGCTGTTGGGGCGGATGACGGAGAAGGATCCGGACACGCGGATGGCGCTCATCCTCGGCGTGGAGTGGCTGGTGGAGGACACGAAGGAGGCAGCGGCCCAGGTGAAGAGCGCGCTGCCCGCGCTGGAGAAGCAGCTCTCCGAGGAGAAGAGCCGCACGGAGTACGTGAGGGCGAACGAGGATCTGCGTCGGCTGGTGGCGAGGGTGCAGCGGCAGAAGACCTGA
- a CDS encoding signal protein: MSVDTQPSTRPHVVRRKYLLDAGFQLRYILRLAALGGGGVLLVGVLAYRAHMSLLRNPTPMAVVTSGETLLWLTGLGALGVAGVLALFGLVLTHRVAGPVYVMSLYIATLAAGRYPRMRPLRQKDELRGFFDRFSEAVDRIREREAEEARLLSEVIDTLGPLATTQDAQAALSILGSIRARKRQAIEGPTSGALKSVA, translated from the coding sequence ATGTCCGTCGATACTCAACCTTCCACCCGCCCTCATGTCGTGCGCCGGAAATACCTGCTCGATGCCGGATTCCAACTCCGGTACATCCTCCGGCTCGCCGCCCTTGGCGGAGGCGGGGTGCTGCTCGTCGGTGTGCTCGCGTACCGGGCGCATATGTCCTTGCTGCGCAACCCCACCCCCATGGCCGTGGTCACCAGTGGCGAGACGCTGCTGTGGCTCACCGGACTGGGCGCGCTGGGCGTGGCGGGGGTGCTGGCCCTCTTCGGGCTCGTGCTCACCCACCGCGTGGCCGGCCCCGTCTATGTGATGAGCCTCTACATCGCGACGCTCGCCGCTGGCCGCTACCCGCGCATGCGCCCCCTGCGCCAGAAGGACGAGCTGCGCGGCTTCTTCGACCGCTTCAGCGAGGCGGTGGACCGCATCCGCGAGCGCGAGGCCGAGGAGGCGCGGCTGCTCTCCGAGGTCATCGACACCCTGGGGCCGCTGGCCACCACCCAGGACGCTCAGGCCGCGCTCAGCATCCTCGGCTCCATCCGTGCCCGCAAACGTCAGGCCATCGAAGGTCCCACCTCGGGTGCGCTGAAGTCCGTTGCCTGA
- the fmt gene encoding methionyl-tRNA formyltransferase, protein MTRPRIVFMGTPEFAVPSLAALFDIGDVVAVVTQPDKPKGRGQALSISPVKAYALERGVPVLQPQKLRTPPFSEELRKLNPDVAVVTAYGKILPKDLLETPARGCLNVHASLLPRFRGAAPIQWAIAHGDKETGVALMVMDEGLDTGPVLAEKRLPIAPDETSATLHDRLSKLGGELLRECLPAYLRGELKPVPQPSEGMVLAPIIKKEEGKLDFTRPAVELERRLRAFTPWPGAFTSLDGKVFKVHRARVGEGRGEPGTVLSAGPQGLEVACREGSLVLLEVQPEGKRVMAAGEFLAGHKLAPGSRPFDT, encoded by the coding sequence ATGACCCGTCCCCGTATCGTCTTCATGGGCACGCCCGAGTTCGCCGTGCCCTCCCTGGCCGCCCTCTTCGACATCGGAGACGTGGTGGCCGTCGTCACCCAGCCCGACAAGCCCAAGGGCCGCGGTCAGGCGCTCTCCATCTCCCCGGTGAAGGCCTACGCGCTCGAGCGCGGTGTGCCCGTGCTCCAGCCCCAGAAGCTGCGCACGCCCCCCTTCTCCGAGGAATTGCGCAAGCTCAACCCGGACGTCGCCGTGGTGACGGCCTACGGGAAGATCCTGCCCAAGGACCTGCTGGAGACGCCGGCCAGGGGGTGCCTCAACGTGCACGCCTCGCTGCTGCCGCGCTTCCGGGGCGCCGCCCCCATCCAGTGGGCCATCGCCCATGGGGACAAGGAGACGGGCGTGGCGCTGATGGTGATGGACGAGGGCCTCGACACCGGACCGGTGCTGGCGGAGAAGCGTCTGCCCATTGCCCCTGACGAGACGAGCGCCACCCTGCACGACAGACTTTCCAAGCTGGGCGGAGAGCTGTTGCGAGAGTGCCTGCCCGCGTACCTGCGCGGCGAGCTGAAGCCGGTGCCGCAGCCTTCGGAGGGCATGGTGCTGGCCCCCATCATCAAGAAGGAGGAGGGGAAGCTCGACTTCACGCGGCCCGCGGTGGAGCTGGAGCGGCGGCTGCGCGCCTTCACCCCGTGGCCGGGCGCCTTCACCTCCCTGGATGGGAAGGTGTTCAAGGTGCACCGGGCGAGGGTGGGGGAGGGGCGTGGTGAGCCGGGGACGGTGCTGTCCGCGGGGCCGCAGGGGCTGGAGGTGGCGTGCCGGGAGGGCTCCCTGGTGCTGCTGGAGGTTCAGCCCGAGGGCAAGCGGGTGATGGCGGCGGGCGAGTTCCTCGCGGGCCACAAGCTGGCGCCGGGCAGCCGGCCCTTCGATACCTAG
- a CDS encoding type II 3-dehydroquinate dehydratase: MGKRLLVLHGPNLNLLGEREGRQGGRLADLDVALNARALELGLELKVVQSNHEGVLIDTLHAERSQLDGVVVSPAGLFGSYPLMEALEAVGVPALEVYLERLGDRESVVAEACVATIEGQGFHSYIEALERFASGDLTGEPEDSGDEASEDEEVEDPSGPVKTLGRRQATPPEKSLAVSPSRALARSPGGATKTLGRKVEAPAEPVPPQKTLGRKVKGAQDTPAADFLSRALVRQKIADRLAGRMTPSELASWARAKWTEVQLGAAAESGYRDMLEDCLQRLTLSTLPVSKLSDSELVDMMTRLEG; encoded by the coding sequence ATGGGCAAGAGGCTGTTGGTGCTGCACGGACCGAACCTGAACCTGCTGGGCGAGCGGGAAGGCCGGCAGGGCGGAAGGCTCGCGGACCTCGATGTGGCGCTGAATGCCCGGGCCTTGGAGCTGGGGCTGGAGTTGAAGGTGGTGCAGTCCAACCACGAGGGCGTCCTCATCGACACCCTGCACGCCGAGCGCTCCCAGCTGGACGGCGTGGTGGTGAGCCCCGCTGGCCTCTTCGGCTCGTACCCGCTCATGGAGGCGCTGGAGGCGGTGGGTGTGCCCGCCCTCGAGGTCTACCTGGAGCGGCTCGGTGACCGGGAGTCCGTGGTGGCCGAGGCCTGCGTCGCCACCATCGAGGGACAGGGCTTCCACTCATACATCGAGGCGCTCGAGCGCTTCGCGAGCGGCGATCTCACCGGCGAGCCGGAGGACTCCGGGGACGAGGCGTCGGAGGACGAAGAGGTCGAGGATCCCTCGGGGCCGGTGAAGACGCTCGGCCGCCGGCAGGCGACGCCTCCGGAGAAATCCCTGGCCGTGTCGCCCTCGAGGGCGCTGGCCCGCTCTCCGGGCGGCGCCACCAAGACGCTGGGCCGCAAGGTGGAGGCTCCGGCCGAGCCCGTCCCTCCCCAGAAGACACTGGGCCGCAAGGTGAAGGGCGCGCAGGACACGCCCGCGGCGGACTTCCTCTCCCGGGCCCTGGTGCGGCAGAAGATCGCCGACCGGCTCGCGGGCCGGATGACGCCCTCGGAGCTGGCCTCCTGGGCGCGCGCGAAGTGGACCGAGGTGCAGCTCGGGGCCGCCGCCGAGAGTGGTTACCGGGACATGTTGGAGGACTGCCTGCAGCGCCTCACGCTCTCCACCCTGCCCGTGAGCAAGCTGTCGGACTCGGAGCTGGTGGACATGATGACCCGGTTGGAAGGGTAG
- the rsmB gene encoding 16S rRNA (cytosine(967)-C(5))-methyltransferase RsmB, with translation MNARAIAIQVLSRVRATDAYLNVVLDTVLSESPPADPRDTGLITELTYGSTRRQLALDYAITRFADRKLDALEDKVLAALRVGAYQLFYTRVPARAAVAETVQALKDVGLVRAAGFVNAILRKLSSLPSQPLPPESDELEYLSVRESHPRWLVERWVRQFGRERAEAMLTANNQTPAVVIRANTSKVTRDALLEQLRETGLEVRPSAVSPVGIVLPPLGRLEDVYGYAEGLWQVQDEAAQLVGVYGDIPETARVLDACAAPGGKACHLAEKHEVVAVDLHANKLRKIESEAKRLGLSARLKAQAHDASQPFPEEWGEFHALLVDAPCSGLGTLRRHPELRYRRKPEDIGRLAVLQRRILENCQESVPPGGLLVYAVCTSEPQEGQDQVEMFLRSHPEWTAEPPVLHESVKLPLTQAYLRTLPGPEGWDGFFAARLRKLY, from the coding sequence ATGAACGCGCGCGCCATCGCCATCCAGGTCCTGAGCCGTGTCCGGGCCACGGATGCGTACCTCAACGTCGTCCTCGACACGGTGCTCTCGGAGTCGCCGCCAGCGGATCCCCGCGACACGGGGCTCATCACCGAGCTCACCTACGGCTCCACCCGGCGCCAGCTCGCGCTGGACTACGCCATCACCCGCTTCGCGGACCGCAAGCTGGACGCGCTGGAGGACAAGGTGCTCGCCGCGCTGCGCGTGGGGGCCTACCAGCTCTTCTACACGCGGGTGCCCGCGCGCGCGGCGGTGGCGGAGACGGTGCAGGCGCTCAAGGACGTGGGGCTGGTGCGCGCGGCGGGTTTCGTCAACGCCATCCTGCGCAAGCTGTCCTCACTGCCCTCGCAGCCGCTGCCTCCGGAGAGCGATGAGCTCGAGTACCTGTCCGTGCGCGAGAGCCATCCGCGCTGGCTGGTGGAGCGCTGGGTGCGCCAGTTCGGCCGCGAGCGCGCCGAGGCGATGCTCACCGCCAACAACCAGACCCCCGCGGTGGTGATTCGCGCGAACACCTCGAAGGTGACGCGCGACGCGCTGCTGGAGCAACTGCGGGAGACGGGGCTGGAGGTGCGGCCCTCCGCGGTGTCGCCGGTGGGCATCGTGCTGCCTCCGCTGGGGCGGTTGGAGGACGTGTACGGCTACGCCGAGGGCCTGTGGCAGGTGCAGGACGAGGCGGCGCAGCTGGTGGGCGTGTATGGCGACATCCCGGAGACGGCGCGGGTGCTGGATGCCTGCGCGGCGCCGGGCGGCAAGGCGTGCCACCTGGCCGAGAAGCACGAGGTGGTGGCCGTGGACCTGCACGCGAACAAGCTGCGCAAGATCGAATCCGAGGCGAAGCGGCTGGGCCTCTCGGCGCGGCTGAAGGCCCAGGCGCACGATGCCTCGCAGCCCTTCCCGGAGGAGTGGGGCGAGTTCCACGCGTTGCTGGTGGATGCGCCGTGCTCGGGGCTGGGGACGCTGCGGCGGCACCCGGAGCTGCGCTACCGGCGCAAGCCGGAGGACATCGGCCGGCTGGCGGTGTTGCAGCGGCGCATCCTGGAGAACTGCCAGGAGTCGGTGCCTCCCGGAGGGCTGCTGGTGTACGCGGTGTGCACGTCGGAGCCTCAGGAGGGGCAGGATCAGGTGGAGATGTTCCTGCGCAGCCACCCGGAGTGGACGGCGGAGCCGCCGGTGCTGCACGAGTCGGTGAAGCTCCCGCTCACCCAGGCGTACCTGCGCACGCTGCCGGGCCCCGAGGGCTGGGACGGCTTCTTCGCCGCGCGCCTGCGCAAGCTGTACTGA
- a CDS encoding protein kinase domain-containing protein produces MSALTTGDVIGGKWRIVRLALGDEPGSEFRVEPTGGGTARRLTLWRALRAPVPDELERFEQAVRAGDRLGVATFPPVEDVGFDAAREALWLVREWRHGESLPSALGGLHPVGLDLPILHSLAEQLARALATAHAAGVVHGRLRPSRLFVAPSPQGMRLSMLDLGLESFRRERGHDWLKSPQLGEDYVAPESERPSALPSSADVFSFGLIVRDMLATRRDGAWKGLWEHWVERATEAAPGSRFGCVTEALRALRPVLKSLPSLPPPPPPNYESGQPEPH; encoded by the coding sequence ATGAGCGCACTGACCACAGGTGACGTCATCGGAGGAAAGTGGCGCATCGTCCGTCTGGCCCTCGGTGACGAGCCCGGCTCGGAGTTTCGGGTCGAGCCGACCGGTGGAGGGACGGCCCGGCGGCTCACCCTGTGGCGTGCGCTCCGGGCTCCGGTTCCCGATGAGCTGGAGCGTTTCGAGCAGGCCGTGCGCGCGGGCGACCGGTTGGGGGTGGCCACCTTCCCGCCCGTGGAGGACGTCGGCTTCGACGCAGCGCGTGAAGCGCTCTGGTTGGTGCGCGAGTGGCGGCACGGAGAGTCGCTGCCCTCGGCGCTGGGCGGGCTGCATCCGGTGGGGCTCGACCTCCCCATCCTCCACTCCCTGGCGGAGCAACTGGCGCGGGCGCTCGCCACCGCCCATGCCGCGGGCGTCGTCCATGGACGGCTGCGGCCCTCGCGGCTGTTCGTCGCCCCCTCGCCCCAGGGCATGCGGCTGTCCATGCTCGACCTGGGATTGGAGTCGTTCCGGAGGGAGCGCGGACACGACTGGTTGAAGTCCCCCCAGCTGGGTGAGGACTACGTGGCCCCCGAGTCGGAGCGCCCGAGCGCCCTGCCCTCCTCCGCCGATGTCTTCTCCTTCGGCCTCATCGTCAGGGACATGCTGGCCACCCGGCGGGACGGAGCGTGGAAGGGGCTCTGGGAGCACTGGGTGGAGCGGGCCACGGAGGCGGCCCCCGGCAGCCGGTTCGGCTGCGTCACCGAGGCGCTGCGAGCGCTGCGGCCCGTGCTGAAATCCCTGCCGTCACTCCCGCCTCCACCGCCGCCGAACTACGAGTCCGGGCAGCCCGAGCCCCATTGA
- a CDS encoding TIGR02265 family protein — protein MCEVAETGSQQELEQRLALVGPKDTLHGFFFNGALKVVRGLGDAVVLGHCIQAAGGDRFSAFFHYPVGSLTRLLYAAAWALSEAHGGFDAAMRYLGSQVVPDYLESSAGRVLVKLAGGGPKQLLHSLPSVYRTSVQHGECAVRWTGSNAGVLQLAGNILPSAYVEGATRGVFDSLRMPNVKVSGKQVSLSHSEMEISW, from the coding sequence GTGTGCGAAGTAGCGGAGACGGGCTCACAGCAGGAGTTGGAGCAGCGGCTGGCCCTGGTCGGGCCCAAGGACACCCTGCACGGTTTCTTCTTCAACGGCGCGCTGAAGGTGGTGCGGGGTCTGGGTGACGCGGTGGTGCTGGGCCACTGCATCCAGGCCGCCGGAGGCGACAGGTTCAGCGCCTTCTTCCACTACCCCGTCGGCTCGCTCACCCGGTTGCTCTATGCCGCCGCATGGGCGCTGAGCGAGGCGCACGGAGGTTTCGACGCGGCGATGCGGTACCTGGGCTCCCAGGTGGTGCCGGACTACCTGGAGTCCTCGGCGGGGCGCGTCCTGGTGAAGCTGGCCGGAGGGGGACCCAAGCAGCTGCTCCACAGCCTTCCCTCGGTCTATCGGACGTCGGTGCAGCACGGCGAGTGCGCGGTGCGGTGGACGGGCTCGAACGCCGGCGTCCTCCAGCTCGCGGGCAACATCCTGCCCTCGGCGTATGTCGAGGGAGCGACGCGGGGCGTCTTCGACTCCCTGCGGATGCCGAACGTGAAGGTGTCCGGGAAGCAGGTGAGCCTGAGCCACTCGGAGATGGAGATCTCCTGGTAG
- a CDS encoding alpha/beta fold hydrolase: MRRVVELTELDGGLGPRVLMLPGLGARGSGFRALAERLSEVARPVLVEYPEGRHAACGAGALARQVLTAAGAVDAVVASSFGGMVAGHLAAAGAVRGVAFLGSFTRTEHLGLRGNAIALMGPIAVLGRPGPFTAALASWKPIPKARVPEVVPTTTLERMTTLHRAFAIRGEPPPPELRGLPVSCLCIQGDRDVLVPASTMERLAASLPPGTPRHLLRGAGHVPYFTHPEACARLLTPWLDALAPAHGIETAA, encoded by the coding sequence ATGCGTCGAGTGGTCGAGCTGACGGAGTTGGATGGAGGCCTGGGGCCCCGGGTGCTGATGCTGCCCGGGTTGGGAGCACGTGGCTCGGGCTTCCGGGCGCTCGCCGAGCGGCTGTCGGAGGTGGCCCGGCCCGTCCTCGTCGAGTACCCGGAAGGGCGTCACGCGGCCTGTGGCGCGGGGGCGCTCGCCCGCCAGGTGCTCACGGCCGCCGGAGCGGTGGACGCCGTGGTGGCCAGCTCCTTCGGGGGCATGGTGGCCGGGCACCTGGCCGCGGCGGGGGCCGTGCGCGGCGTGGCCTTCCTCGGCTCCTTCACCCGGACCGAGCACCTGGGGCTGCGTGGCAACGCCATCGCCCTGATGGGGCCCATCGCCGTCCTGGGACGCCCCGGCCCCTTCACGGCGGCCCTGGCCTCGTGGAAGCCCATCCCGAAGGCGCGCGTGCCCGAGGTGGTGCCCACCACCACCCTGGAGCGGATGACCACGCTCCACCGTGCCTTCGCCATTCGTGGTGAGCCGCCTCCGCCGGAGCTGCGCGGGCTGCCCGTCTCGTGCCTGTGCATCCAGGGAGACCGCGATGTGCTGGTGCCCGCGTCCACGATGGAGCGGCTCGCGGCCTCGCTGCCTCCGGGCACGCCCCGGCACCTGCTGCGCGGGGCGGGCCACGTGCCCTACTTCACGCACCCCGAGGCGTGCGCGCGGCTGCTGACGCCGTGGTTGGACGCGCTGGCGCCCGCCCACGGCATCGAGACGGCCGCCTAG
- a CDS encoding LysR family transcriptional regulator: MQLESLKMFCDVVETGSFSRAAQLNHVTQSAVSQQIRALENRYEQKLLSRSARQVTPTPAGERLFRGCKEILARFAEVENEIREQSTEVAGTTTVSTIYSVGLHELRNVQKQLLKTHPKVNMRLNYRRNDQVYDDVILGAAEIGIVAYPQPRAGVDIHPFRDDKLAVVCSPNHPFATKAKVSLTALSGVPFIAFDREAPTRKALDRLFREKNLDLNPVMEIDNVETIKRAVEMGIGVAILPMATVSAEVAQGTLVSKPFAEGPVSRPIGLLIRKGKYLDRASAAVLEAFKLAEATSDEG; encoded by the coding sequence ATGCAGCTTGAATCCTTGAAGATGTTTTGTGACGTGGTGGAGACGGGCTCCTTCTCGCGGGCCGCGCAGCTCAACCACGTGACGCAGTCGGCGGTGAGCCAGCAGATCCGCGCGCTGGAGAACCGCTACGAGCAGAAGCTCTTGTCGCGCAGCGCGCGCCAGGTGACGCCGACGCCGGCGGGCGAGCGCCTGTTCCGCGGGTGCAAGGAGATCCTCGCCCGCTTCGCGGAGGTGGAGAACGAGATTCGCGAGCAGTCCACGGAGGTGGCGGGCACCACGACGGTGTCCACCATCTATTCGGTGGGCCTGCACGAGCTGCGCAACGTGCAGAAGCAGCTCCTGAAGACGCACCCCAAGGTGAACATGCGCCTGAACTACCGGCGCAACGACCAGGTGTACGACGACGTCATCCTGGGGGCGGCGGAGATTGGCATCGTGGCCTACCCGCAGCCGCGCGCGGGCGTGGACATCCACCCGTTCCGCGACGACAAGCTGGCGGTGGTGTGCTCGCCCAACCACCCGTTCGCCACCAAGGCGAAGGTGAGCCTCACGGCGCTCTCGGGCGTGCCCTTCATCGCCTTCGACCGCGAGGCCCCCACGCGCAAGGCGCTGGACCGGCTCTTCCGCGAGAAGAACCTGGACCTCAACCCGGTGATGGAGATCGACAACGTCGAGACCATCAAGCGCGCGGTGGAGATGGGCATCGGCGTGGCCATCCTCCCCATGGCCACGGTGTCGGCCGAGGTGGCGCAGGGTACGCTGGTGTCCAAGCCCTTCGCCGAGGGCCCGGTGTCGCGGCCCATCGGCCTGCTCATCCGCAAGGGCAAGTACCTGGACCGCGCCTCGGCCGCGGTGCTCGAGGCCTTCAAGCTGGCCGAGGCCACGAGCGACGAGGGCTAG
- a CDS encoding MJ1255/VC2487 family glycosyltransferase has translation MRILYGVVGEGMGHATRSRVLLEELIKEHEVHIVVSGRAKDYLARRFENVHGIWGFTLAYEGNSVKKWQTVLQNVSGAVKGWPHNIRQYFELVEDFKPDVVVSDFESFSYFFGRNHRLPVISVDNMQIINRCKHDSALLSGWEDAFEGTRAIVKSKLPGCFHYLVTTFFYPPVRKERTTLLPSILRPEILSAKSEPGEHLLVYQTSTTNTALPEILKKSGLPCRVYGLRRDITEDLQDGNLTYRPFSEQGFIDDLRTARAVVAGGGYTLMSEAVYLHKPMLSLPVGGQFEQVLNALYLEKLGYGMYAPELTLEGLREFLQRVPRCQEALEGYQQDGNVKMIEALREQIALAAEYKGRWWEEVEQADPSKA, from the coding sequence ATGCGAATCCTCTACGGTGTCGTCGGCGAAGGCATGGGACACGCCACCCGCTCCCGTGTGCTGCTCGAGGAGCTCATCAAGGAGCACGAGGTCCACATCGTGGTCTCCGGGCGCGCCAAGGACTACCTGGCCAGGCGCTTCGAGAACGTGCACGGCATCTGGGGCTTCACCCTGGCCTACGAGGGCAACTCGGTGAAGAAGTGGCAGACGGTGCTCCAGAACGTCTCCGGGGCCGTCAAGGGCTGGCCGCACAACATCCGCCAGTACTTCGAGCTCGTCGAGGACTTCAAGCCGGACGTGGTGGTGAGCGACTTCGAGAGCTTCAGCTACTTCTTCGGCCGCAACCACCGGCTGCCCGTCATCAGCGTGGACAACATGCAGATCATCAACCGCTGCAAGCATGACTCCGCGCTGCTCTCCGGCTGGGAGGACGCCTTCGAGGGCACCCGCGCCATCGTGAAGTCCAAGCTGCCCGGGTGCTTCCACTACCTCGTCACCACCTTCTTCTACCCGCCCGTCCGCAAGGAGCGCACCACCCTCCTGCCCTCCATCCTCCGGCCGGAGATCCTCTCGGCGAAGTCCGAGCCCGGCGAGCACCTGCTCGTCTACCAGACCTCCACCACCAACACCGCCCTGCCGGAGATCCTCAAGAAGAGCGGGCTGCCATGCCGCGTCTACGGCCTGCGCCGGGATATCACCGAGGACCTCCAGGACGGCAACCTCACCTACCGCCCCTTCAGCGAGCAGGGCTTCATCGATGACCTGCGCACCGCCCGCGCCGTCGTGGCCGGCGGCGGCTACACGCTCATGAGCGAGGCCGTCTACCTCCACAAGCCCATGCTCTCACTGCCCGTGGGCGGCCAGTTCGAGCAGGTGCTCAACGCCCTCTACCTGGAGAAGCTGGGCTACGGCATGTACGCGCCCGAGCTCACGCTCGAGGGGCTCCGCGAGTTCCTCCAGCGCGTCCCCAGGTGCCAGGAGGCGCTGGAGGGCTATCAGCAGGACGGCAACGTGAAGATGATCGAAGCCCTGCGCGAGCAGATCGCCCTCGCCGCCGAGTACAAGGGCCGCTGGTGGGAGGAAGTCGAGCAGGCCGACCCCTCCAAGGCGTGA
- a CDS encoding class I SAM-dependent methyltransferase, giving the protein MAEQYDNVGSKYEEFKNKAPLPIPERHTFLKLVGDLRGKSVLDLACGAGHYTRMLKEHGAERVEGVDISPEMVQLARRKEQEHRQGIKYHVFDAAKLPRLDGFDLVTAVYLLNYASTREELLGMCRSANTNLEEGGRFIACTIDPAFDLGKSNWAKYGFEVMSERYEDGRHICRARFRTEPPAEVEYFRWSAATYESVLAEAGFREVAWHPFEVPAEALARFGEDFWREYQENPLLIALSCRK; this is encoded by the coding sequence ATGGCGGAGCAGTACGACAACGTGGGAAGCAAGTACGAGGAGTTCAAGAACAAGGCGCCGCTGCCGATACCGGAGAGGCACACGTTCCTGAAGCTGGTGGGAGACCTGAGAGGGAAGAGCGTGCTGGACCTGGCGTGCGGAGCGGGCCACTACACGCGGATGCTGAAGGAGCACGGAGCGGAGCGTGTGGAGGGAGTGGACATCTCGCCGGAGATGGTCCAGCTCGCGAGGAGGAAGGAGCAGGAGCACCGGCAGGGAATCAAGTACCACGTCTTCGACGCGGCGAAGCTGCCGCGGCTGGACGGCTTCGATCTGGTGACGGCGGTCTACCTGCTGAACTACGCGAGCACGCGGGAGGAGTTGCTGGGGATGTGCAGGAGTGCCAACACCAACCTCGAGGAGGGAGGCCGCTTCATCGCCTGCACCATCGATCCGGCGTTCGACCTGGGGAAGTCGAACTGGGCGAAGTACGGCTTCGAGGTCATGAGCGAGCGGTACGAGGACGGCCGCCACATCTGCCGCGCGCGGTTCCGGACGGAGCCGCCCGCGGAGGTCGAGTACTTCCGCTGGTCCGCGGCCACCTACGAATCGGTGCTGGCGGAGGCGGGCTTCCGGGAGGTGGCCTGGCACCCCTTCGAGGTTCCCGCCGAGGCGCTCGCCAGGTTCGGCGAGGACTTCTGGCGGGAGTACCAGGAGAACCCGCTGCTCATCGCCCTGAGCTGCCGCAAGTAG